TCACGATGAGCTTCATGGCCGTGCCGATGGTGGTGCTCTTCCTGGTCTCCGAGGTGATCGCCCGTCTCAACGACCGGCGCCGCGACCGGAAGGCGATCAACGCCGGCCTCTCGCCCGACGAGCCCAGCCCGATCTGATGCCCCGCGCGATCGTCCTGACGAACCCCACCTCGGGGAAGGGGCGCGGCGCCCGGATGCGCGACGACGCGCTGCCCCGCTTCCACGACGCCGGCTGGCGGACCACGGCGCTGACCGGCCGCGACGCCGGCGAGGCGCTCGACCTGGCGCGGCTGGCGGTCGCCGAGGAGCCCGACGTGCTGGTCCTGTGCGGCGGCGACGGCATGGTCAACATCGGCCTGCAGGCGGCCGCAGGCACCGAGGTGCCGGTCGGGATCCTGCCGGCCGGCACGGGCAACGACTTCGCCCGGTACTTCGACCTGCCGCTGGGGCACGGCGCGGCGGCGGCGACCCGCATCCTGCAGGCCTCGCCGCGCACCATCGACCTGGCCCGCATCGGGGGGCGCTACTTCGGCGGCGTCCTGGCCGCCGGCTTCGACGCCATCGTCAACGAGCGGGCCAACCGGATGCGCTGGCCGCGTGGTCAGATGCGCTACAACCTGGCCACGCTCGCCGAGCTCCGGGTCTTCGAGCCGCTGCCCTACGTCCTCGAGCTCGACGGCGTCGAGCGCCGCCTCGAGGCGATGCTGGTGGCCGTCGGCAACGGGCCCTCCTTCGGCGGCGGTCTGCGGATCACCCACGGCGCGCAGCTCGACGACGGCCTCCTCGACGTGGTCCTCATCAAGCCGGTCAGCCGGGTCGAGCTGGTCCGGACCTTCCCCAAGCTCTTCGACGGGAGACACGTGAGCCATCCCCAGTACGAGCGGCACCGGGTCCGTCGGGTGACCATCGCCAGCCCCGGCATCGTCGGGTACGCCGACGGCGAGCGCTTCGGACCGCTCCCGCTCACCGTCGAGGTGGTCCCGGGCGCGGTACGGGTGATGGCATGAGCATCCACGACGGCGACCACGGCAGCGCGGGGGAGCAGCAGTCGCCCGCGCAGCGCTACGCGGCCTACCGCAAGGACCGTGCCCACCCGGTCTTCCGTGACTTCGCCGCGGGCTTCTCCTTCGAGCTCGACGGCTTCCAGGTCGAAGGCTGCAAGGCGGTCGAGGACGGCGACGGCGTCCTCGTCGCGGCGCCCACCGGCGCCGGCAAGACGGTCGTGGGGGAGTTCGCGGTCCACCTCGCCCTGGAGACCGACCGGAAGTGCTTCTACACGACGCCGATCAAAGCGCTGTCGAACCAGAAGTACGCCGACCTGGCCGCCCGCTACGGCCACGAGAACGTCGGCCTCCTGACCGGCGACACGACGATCAACGGCGAGGCACCGGTGGTCGTGATGACCACCGAGGTGCTGCGCAACATGCTCTACGCGCGCTCCCGGACGCTGGTCGGCCTCGGGTTCGTGGTGATGGACGAGGTGCACTACCTCGCCGACCGGGCCCGCGGCGCGGTGTGGGAGGAGGTCATCATCCACCTGCCCGAATCGGTGTCGGTGATCTCCCTGTCGGCCACCGTCTCCAACGCCGAGGAGTTCGGCGAGTGGCTGGAGACGGTCCGCGGATCGACCCGCACGATCGTCGCCGAGCGGCGTCCGGTCCCGCTGTTCCAGCACGTGATGGTGGGCCGCCGACTGCTCGACCTGTTCGCGTCCTCCGATGTCGACGCCGCCGCGGGCTTCGTGCGCGAGGGGGCGCCGGTCAACGACGAGTTGATGAAGCTGGCCCGCGACGACTGGGCCGCCAGCCGGCTCAAGGACCGCCGCACCCCCAAGGGCGCGCGCGGACGCCAGGGCGGGCCGGGCAGCCGCAACGTCGGCAGCGGCCGCCGGATCTGGATCCCGGGGCGTCTCGATGTCGTCGAGCGGCTGCAGCGCGACAACCTGCTGCCGGCGATCGACTTCATCTTCAGCCGCGCCGGCTGCGACGCGGCCGTGCAGCAGTGCCTCGACGCCAACCTGCGGCTGAACTCGCCCGAGGAGCGCGACGAGGTCATCGCGTACGTCGAGCAGGCGCTCGGCACGCTGCCGTCGGCCGACCTGCACGTGCTGCGCTATCACGACTTCCTCGACGCCGCCTCCCGCGGCGTCGCCGCCCACCACGCCGGCATGCTGCCGGCGTTCAAGGAGTGCGTCGAGGAGCTCTACCTGCGCGGCCTGGTCAAGATCGTGTTCGCGACCGAGACCCTGGCCCTCGGCATCAACATGCCGGCCCGGACCGTGGTGCTGGAGAAGCTGAGCAAGTGGAACGGTGAGACGCACGCCGACATCACGCCGGGGGAGTACACCCAGCTCACCGGCCGGGCCGGGCGCCGCGGTCTCGACATCGAGGGCCACGCCGTCGTGCTCTGGCAGCCCGGGATGAACCCGCGCGAGCTCGCCGGGCTCGCCTCCACCCGCACCTACCCGCTGCGCAGCAGCTTCCGGCCGTCGTACAACATGGCGGTCAACCTGGTGCACTCCTACGGCCGCCACCAGGCCCGCGAGCTGCTGGAGCAGTCCTTCGCGCAGTTCCAGGCCGACCGGGCCGTCGTGGGCCTGGCCCGGCAGCAGCGCAAGGCCGAGGACGCACTCCAGGGCTACGCCGAGGCCGCCCGCTGCCATCTCGGCGACTTCATGGAGTACGCCGCCCTGCGCCGGCAGGTCGGCGAGCTCGAGAAGGAGTCGAGCAAGGCCCGCCGCCAGGACCGCCGCGGCGAGGCCCTCATGTCGTTGGAGCGACTCACGCCGGGCGACGTGATCATCGTGCCCGTCGGGAAGTTCGCCGGTCCCGCGGTCGTCGTCGACCCCGGCCTGTCCGAGCACGGCCACCGTCCCCTGGTCATCACCGCTGAGCGTCAGGGACGCCGCCTGGCCATGATGGACTTCCCGACCCCGGTCGAGCCGGTCGCCCACATCCGGCTCCCGAAACGGGTCGACGCCCGCAACCCCCACCAGCGCAAGGACATCGCCCAGCAGGTCCGCGAGGCCGTCCGAGCGCTGCCGTTGTCGGTCACCCGGCCCCGCACGGAGCGGGGACCGGTCGACGAGGCCACCGCGACCGAGATCCAGGCACTGCGTGCCCGCATCCGCGAGCACCCCTGCCACGGCTGCGCCGACCGTGAGGACCACGCCCGCTGGGCCGAACGGCACGCCAAGCTGCAGAAGGACACCGACCTGCTCGCCCAGCGCATCGAGCGGCGCACCAACACCGTGGCCCGTACGTTCGACCGGGTCTGCGAGGTGCTGGAGGCGCTCGAGTACCTCAGCGGGGGCCCCGACGACACGGTCACCGAGCGCGGTCGCGGCCTGATGCGGATCTATTCCGAGCTCGACCTCGTCGCCGCCGAGTCGCTGCGCCGGGGCCTGTGGGACGACCTGACGCCGTCGCAGCTCGGTGCCGTGCTCTCCGCGCTGGTCTACGAGTCGCGGCGCCCCGAGGACGGCCCCCCGAGCGTCCCCGGCGGAGCGATCGCCACGACCATCGAGGCGATGACGCGGCTGTGGAGCGACCTCGAGCGGCTGGAGCGTGAGCACCGTCTCGACTTCCTCCGGCGGCCCGACGCCGGCTTCGCGTGGACCGCGTGGCGCTGGGCGGAGGGTCAGGAGCTCGACGAGGTGATCACTCGCAACGACCAGACAGCCGGCGACTTCGTGCGCCAGATGAAGCAGCTCATCGACTTCGCCGGCCAGATCGCCGACGCCGCCGCCGGTACGCCGGTACGCGACACCGCGCGGGCGCTGGTCAAGCTGCTGCGGCGCGGGATCGTGGCGACCGGGTGAGTGCGGCATGAGCCTCGTCGTCGCGGCCGCCGTCGTCCTGCGCGGGCGGCGCCTGCTGGTGGTGAGCAAGCACGCCGCCCCCGACGTCTTCTACCTGCCCGGTGGCAAGCTCGAGCCGGGGGAGTCGCCGGAGGAGGCGATGCGTCGGGAGGTCCGCGAGGAGCTCGGCGTGACGGTGCGCGACGCCGCCCATTTCCTCGACGTCCGGGCGCCGGCCGCCATCGAGCGGGTCCCGATGCGGCTGACGGTCTTCCGGGTCGCGATCGAGGGCGAGCCCGCGATCAACGCCGAGCTCGCGGCCCTCGACTGGGTCGCCGATGCGACCGCACCCGGCCTGGGGCCGGCCATCCGGGACCACGTGATCCCGGCCCTCGTCGCTGCCCGCCTGCTGGACGCGGCGGCGCTACCCGTCGACTGACGCCAGGACCCCGGTGAGCCGCTCCACCGGCGAGCTCAGCGACCAGCGCTCGACCAGCGCCGCGAGGCCGTCCGGGTCGGCGGGGGTGCGGGGGAGCACGAGGTGCTCGCGCGGCAGGTCGATGTCGCGCGCCACGGCCACGACCGTCGGTGCGACGGCGAGGTAGGCCGCGGCCTCCCGGATCTTGGCCCGCGGCCCGGGGCCGAGGTCGCTGCCGGGGTCGTCGACGGCGGCGACGATGCCGGCCAGGTCGCCGTACTTCTGCAGCATGCTGGCCGCCGTCTTCTCCCCGACCCCCTTGACGCCGGGGAGGCCGTCGGAGGCGTCGCCGCGCAGCGTGGCGAAGTCGGCGTACTGGTCGGCGCGCACGCCGTACTTCTCCAGCACCCAGGTCTCGTCGACCCGCTCGTGACGCCCGACCCCCTTGCCGACGTACAGCACCCGCACGGCGGCGTCGTCGTCGACGAGCTGGAACAGGTCGCGATCACCGGTCACGACGTCGACAGGCATGCCGGCGCCGGTGGCCAGGGTGCCGATCACGTCGTCGGCCTCGTAACCGGGGGCGCCGACGACGGCGATGCCGAAGGCGGCGAGCACGTCGCGGATGACCGGCACCTGCAGCTCCAGCGGGTCCGGGACCTCCTCGACGTCGGGTGCGCCGGCCACCTCCTCGACGACGCGGTGCGCCTTGTAGGTCGGGATCAGGTCCACCCGCCACTGAGGACGCCAGTCGTCGTCCCAGCAGCAGGCCAGGTGCGTGGGCCGGTACTGGTCGACCAGCTGGGAGAGATAGCCGAGCAGACCGCGTACGGCGTTCACGTTGGTGCCGTCCGGCGCGAGGATCTCCGGGGAGCCGAAGTAGGCCCGGAAGTAGAGGCTGGCCGTATCGAGGAGTAGAAGGCGCTGAGTCATCACCGCGCAGCCTATTAGGGTGGCGCCGTGAGTCAGAGCAGCAATCCAGCGGTCGAGTCCATCGACCGGCAGATCCTGGAGCTCCTGGCCAAGGACGGACGGATGTCCTACACGGACCTCGGGCGCGCGACGGGACTGTCCACCTCGGCCGTGCACCAGCGCGTCAAGCGCCTGGAGCAGCGCGGCCTCATCCTCGGCTACGGCGCCACCGTCAACTACGCCGAGATCGGCGTACCGCTGACGGCCTTCATCGCGATCCGCCCGATCGACCCCTCCCAGCCCGACGACTGCCCGGACCGGCTCGTCGGCATCCCGGAGATCGAGTCGTGCTGGTCGGTCGCCGGGGAGGAGTCCTACCTCCTCAAGGTCCGCACGGAGACGCCCGCCGAGCTCGAGCTGCTGCTCGGCCGGATCCGGTCGGCGGCGAACGTGTCGACCCGGACCACGATCGTGCTCTCGACGTACTACGAGAACCGGCCCGTCGGGCACTGAGCGACACCACGCCCGGCGCGTCGCCACGCGACACGCCGAGGGCGGGTGATTTTTTGCAGTTTTCTTGGCCCGGCGGCGGCCCGGCCTGACCTGCGGGAACGCGTATCGCTGCAGGTCAGCGGCCGGTTGACAGGACGGTTGGCGCTCACCAGAGTACGGAGACGTTCGCCCGTGCAGGTCGTGGCCGGCGGACCGACGTCCGAGTGGCCGTATGTCGGCGGAGTAGCACCAGCTCCGCACGGGGACGGTTCGCGGAGGTCGGTTCGCTCCTCGGGGGCGAGCCGGAAGGACTCGGATCTCCCTAGACAACGTCGCGGGCGGCGGCAGCCAGTCGGACGCCGGGATGGTCCGAAGGCGATCCGAGTCCTTCCGTGCCTGACGGCCGGGGCCGCCACCGCAACCACTAGGCTCACCGCCGTGGTGCAGCGTCTTCTCCTCGCGGTCATCGGCGGCGCGCTGCTCACCGCCTCGTTCGAGCCACTCGCCCTGCCGTGGCTGCTGCCGTTCGGCGTCGCCTGCTACGCCCTCGCCACGCGCGAGCTCGCCGTACGCCGGGCGGGGCTGGTCGGCCTCGTCTTCGGGGTCGTCTTCTACTTCAGCCACATCTCCTGGATGCGCGGCTCGATCGGGTCCGACGCCTGGCTGGCCCTGTCCAGCATCGAGGCGCTGTTCTACGGCCTGCTCGGCCTCGCCGTGCCGCTGCTGCGGCGCCTGCCCGCCTGGCCGCTGTGGCTGGCGGCGGCCTGGACCACCATGGAGACGGTGCGCAGCGGCTGGCCGTTCAGCGGGATGCCCTGGGGGAGGCTCTCGTTCGCCGCGATCGACACCCCGGTGGCCCCGGCGGTCGCCTACGTCGGCATGACCGGACTGTCGTTCCTGCTGGCGCTCGCCGGGTTCTGCCTGGCCCGCCTGGCCGAGGCGGCGCTGGCCGGCGAGCGGCGCCGGGCCTGGGCTGCGGTCCTGGTCGGGGTGCTGGCCGTCCTGGTCACTCCTGCCGTCGTGCCGTACGACGTCCCCGAGACGGGCAGCACGACCGTCGCCGTCGTCCAGGGCGACGTACCGGGACCGGGCAACGACATCCTGTGGGACCACGAGGGCGTGACCCGCAACCACGTGGACGCGACGGTGCGGCTGGCCGCCGACGTCGCCGCGGGGCGGGTGCCGCGGCCCGACTTCGTGCTGTGGCCGGAGAACTCCACCGCCGTGGACCCGTTCGAGCCCGGCCGGGTCAACACCGGCATCCGGGAGGCGGTCGCGGCCGTCCAGGCTCCGGTGGTGGTCGGCGGGATCGTGGGCGACGGGCCCGAGCACGTCCTCAACCAGGGCATCGTCTGGGACCCGGTCAGCGGGCCGGGGGACCGCTACACCAAGCACCACCCGGTGCCCTACGGCGAGTACATCCCGATGCGCGACCTGTGGGATCCCAAGTTCGGCAAGCTGGCGCTGATCACCCGGGACATGAAGAGCGGCACCCGGACCGAGCCGCTGCGCGTCGCCGGCGTCCGGGTGGGCGACGCCATCTGCTTCGACGTCGCCTACGACGACGTGATGCCGCCGCAGGTCCGTGACGGCGCCGAGCTGCTCGTGGTCCAGACCAGCAACGCCAGCTTCATCTTCACCCACCAGATCGAGCAGCAGTTCGCCATCACCCGGCTCCGGGCGATCGAGGCCGGTCGGTGGCTCGCCGTGGCCTCCACGAACGGCCAGACGGGCGTCATCGCACCCGACGGCACCGTGGTGGCCTCCGTGACGCCCCGGACGACCGACGTGCTCGTCGAGCGGGTCGGGCTCAGCACCGCGCTCACGCCGGCCATGTGGCTGGGCCCCTGGCCCGCCCGGTTGTTCATCCTCCTGACGCTCGCTGCTCTCGTGTCAGGTGCCGTCGCGTACCGTCGAAGGCAAGAGTTCGATGGCCCTGCGCAGGAGGATCCCGCCGTGGAGCCGCCTGCGCCGTCCCCGACCCCGAGTGAGGCACCCGTTGTCTGACCAGCTCTCCACCCTGGGCCGCACGGTGATGGTCATCCCGACCTACAACGAGGCCGACAATATCGCCTGGATCGTCGACCGCGTCCGTACCGCGCAGCCCCAGGTCGACATCCTCGTGGTCGACGACGGCTCGCCCGACGGCACCGGCGTCGTCGCCGACGGCCTGGCCCGCGCCGACCAGCACGTCCACGTGCTCCACCGCACCACCAAGGAGGGCCTCGGCGCGGCCTACCTCGCGGGCTTCGCCTGGGCGCTGGCCGAGGGCTACGACGTCATCGGCGAGATGGACGCCGACGGCTCCCACCAGCCCGAGCAGCTCCAGCGGCTGCTCGTCGGCCTGCTGGACGCCGACCTGGTGATCGGCTCGCGCTGGGTCCCCGGCGGCTCGGTGGTCAACTGGCCCTGGGAGCGCGAGGTGCTCTCCCGGGGCGGCAATCTCTACGTCCGGCTGCTGCTCGGCATCCAGGTGCGCGACGCGACCGCCGGCTTCCGGCTGTTCCGCCGCTCCACACTCGAGAAGATCCGTCTCGACGAGGTGAAGTCCACCGGATACGTGTTCCAGACCGACCTGGTCACCCGCACGCTCCATGCCGGCCTGACGGTCCGTGAGGTGCCCATCGAGTTCGTCGAGCGGGTTCGCGGCGAGTCGAAGATGAGCGGCCAGGTCGCCCTGGAGTCGCTCCGGCGGATCACCTGGTGGGGCCTACGCGAGCGCTGGGGCCAGATGAAGCACCGGCGCCACGTCGCGCCCGAGCGGCGGCTGCAGACCCGATGAGACCGACGAGGGGGAGGGCCGGATGAGTCGGCGGAGGTCGCGCCGCGCCGCGGTGGTGCTGTTCCTCGTCTTCGTCGTGATGCCGGTCCTCGAGATCGTCGTCCTCATCCAGGTCGGCCAGGTGATCGGCCCCTGGTGGACGATCCTGCTCCTCGTCCTCGACAGCATCGTCGGCGCCTGGCTGATCAAGCGGGAGGGACGGCGGGCCTGGCTCGCGCTGCGTGAGCGGGTCGAGACCGGCCGTCTCCCGGCCCGTGAGCTCGCCGACGGCGTCCTGGTGGTGCTCGGCGGCGCGTTCCTGCTCAGCCCGGGCTTCGTGACCGACGTGCTCGGCATCCTGCTCATCCTGCCCGTCACCCGTCCGCTCTTCCGCGGCCTGCTGATGGCCTACGCCGGGCGACAGGTGAGCCGCCGTACGGCGGCGACGGCGCCCGGAAATGGCCCTCGCCCCGGACCGACGGTGGTCCGGGGCGAGGTCATCGACGACGGGGACTGACTCCCCGCGTCTCTCAGGCCTTCGCGGGCTTCTTCTTGCGAGCGTTGGCGCGGTGCAGGTGCGCCGGGCCGATCTCGCCGCCGCGGAGCAGTTCGAGGCGCTCGGTGAGGATCTCCTCGAGCTCCTTCTCGGAGCGCCGCTCGAGCAGCATGTCCCAGTGGGTGCGCTGGGGCTTCTCGGCCTTCACCTCGCGCTCGATGCCGGCGGTCGACTCGGCCTCGAGGCCGCACCGCGGACACTCCCAGACGGCCGGCACCTCCGCCTCGATCGACATGGTGATCTCGAACTCGTGACCGTGCGGGCACTTGTAGCCGACCTGCTGCCGGGCCGCGAACTCGATCCCGCGCTCGTCCTCGAAGGACTGGCCCCCCAGTCGGGCACCGCGCAGTGTGCGCTCTGCCATCAGACCCCACCTCCCGTGTCTCGTCCTCGAACCCTTTAACGCTACCCGGCGGTAAAAGGTTCCAATCCTGGCTCAGATCACCGCGGGACGGGCGTTGCCGGCGTCGCGGATGCCGCGCTCGGTGTCGACCCGCAGGAGCAGCAGGCCGCCGAGGACGAAGAACGCGATCAGCGCGAAGATCGCCGGCCGGTAGGAGTCGGTGAGCTGGTAGACGACGCCGAAGGTGAGCGTGCCGAACCACGAGGTGCCGCGGTCCATGGCGTGGTAGAGGCTGAAGTACTCCGCCTCCTTGCCACGGGGGATGAACAGCGAGAAGTACGACCGGGCGAGCGCCTGGGTGCCGCCCAGCACGACGCCGATCGCGACCCCGAGGACGAGGAAGGGCACCAGCTGCCCCCGGGGGACGACCAGCGCGACGGTGACGATGCCCATCCAGCCCACGATCCCGCCGAGGATGACCTTCTTGGCACCGAAGCGCGCGGCCAGGCGGCCGAAGCCGACCGCCCCGAACATCGCGACGAACTGCACGAGCAGGTAGGTGCCGAGCACCGTGCCCTCCTCGAAGTCCAACTCCTCGATGCCGAAGGTCGACGCGGACGCGATGACGGTCTGGATGCCGTCGTTGAAGAAGAGGTAGGCGACCAGGAAGGTGAGCGCGACCGGGTAGTTGCGCAGATCCTTCAGCGTGGCCGCCAGCTGCCCGAACGAGCGGCTGATCAGGCCGCCCGCGACCTCCTCGACGGCGGCCGGCTGGTGCCGCTTGATGCCGCGCCACGGGATGATCATGAACGCCGCCCACCACACCGCCGCGGAGAGCAGGGAGAGGCGGACCGCCATCTCCTTGTCGAGCCCGATCGCCTCGTGGAAGGTGACGACGGCGAAGTTCACGGCGAGCAGCAGTCCGCCACCGGCGTACCCGTAGGCCCAGCCGACCGACGAGGTGCGGTCGCGCTCGGCCTCCGTCGAGATCAGCGGCAGCACCGAGTCGCTGACCACGATCGCCGCTCCGGCCGCGAGATTGGCGACCATGAACGCGATGCTGCCGAACAGCCAGTTCTCGCCGTTCATGAAGAACAGCAGGCCGGCCGCGGTCGCGCCCACCCACGACAAGCCGACCAGTAGGTCCGGCTTGCGTGCGGTGCGGTCGGCGAGAGCACCGACGACCGGGAAGATCAGGGCGCTCAGCAGGGTCGAGATCGTGATGACGTACGACGGCAGCGAGCCGGGCGCGATGGCGAGGCCGAGCACATGGATCCGGCCGTGCTCGCCGACGGCGTTCTCGGCGACCGAGATGAGATAGGGCGCGAACAGGACGCCGGCCACGGTGGTCTGGAAGGCCGAGGCGGCCCAGTCGGTGAAGTACCAGGCCCGCTGCTCCCGCGCCCGGTTCAGCGGCCCCAGGTCCGCGATCCCCGTCGTCCCGCTCATGCCGTCGCCCCTCCCCGCGCGGACCACCACTGGCCGCGTCCCAGGAGGACATCCTTGAGCAGGTCGGTGCGGTCCGTGAAGAGCCCGTCGACGCCGCGGTCGAGCAGGGCCGCCATCTCAGCCGGGTCGTCGATGGTCCACACGTGGACCTGGAGTCCGGCGGCATGTGCGCGCCGGACCAGGCCGGCGGTGGTCACGGTGAGGCCGTTGCGGCGGTGCGGGACCTGGAAGGCGGCGAATCCGCCGCCGGCCAGCAGCCGCGCGATCCGGGCGCTGGGAGAGACCCGGAAGGCGACGATCTGCCAGGGATCGGCGGCGGTGGGCACCCGGCCGCCGGTGAGCTCGCGGAACCGCCGGATCCGACGGCGCGAGAAGGAGGCCACCAGCAGCCGGTCCCACAGGTGGCGCTCACGGACCAGGTCGGCCAGCGCGATCACCGCGCCGTCGGACTTGAGGTCGATGTTGAACCGGGCATCGGGGAAGGCGTCGAGCAGCTCGACGAGGGTGGGCACCTGCTCGCGACCGCCGATCCGCGCCCGGCGTACGTCGGCCAGGGTGAGGTCGCGGATCGCCCCCCGCTGGTCGGTGACGCGGTCGAGCACCTCGTCGTGGAAGGCGAGCAGCACGCCGTCCGCGGTGACGTGGACGTCGGTCTCGAGATAGTCGTAGCCCAGCGCGGCGGCGTGCCGGAACGCGGCGAGGGTGTTCTCCAGGCCCTCGATCTCGGGGTGGTAGGCACCGCCGCGGTGCGCGAACGCCAGCACCCGGCCAGGCTCGAGGTAGGCCACGGACCTAGATGTCCCGGAAGGTCTCGATCTCGGCACCGAGGTCGCTGAGCCGCTCGGCGAGGTCCTCGTAGCCCCGATGGATGACGTAGGTGCTGCGCAGCACCGAGGTGCCCTTGCTGGCCAGCATGGCCAGCAGGACGACGACCGCGGGCCGCAGCGCGGGCGGACAGACCAGCTCGGTGCCGGTCCACGACGTGGGGCCGTCGATCTGCACCCGGTGCGGGTCGAGGAGGGTGACCCGGCCGCCGAGCTTGTTGAGCTCGGTGAGGTAGATCGCCCGGTTGTCGTAGACCCAGTCGTTGAGATAGGTCGTGCCCTCGGCCACCGCGGCGATCACCGCGAAGAACGGCAGGTTGTCGATGTTGAGGCCCGGGAAGGGCATCGGGTGGATCTTGTCGCGCGGCGCGACCAGGTCGGAGGGGTGCGTGGTGATGTCGACCAGGCGGGTGCGCCCGTTGGCCGCGAGGTACTCCTCGGAGCGGTCGTAGCGGAAGCCCATCTCCTCCAGGACCGCCAGCTCGATCTCCAGGAACTCGATCGGCGCGCGCCGGATCGTGATCTCCGAGCGGGTCACGATCGCCGCCGCGAGCAGCGACATGGCCTCGATC
This region of Nocardioides sp. L-11A genomic DNA includes:
- a CDS encoding DEAD/DEAH box helicase, which encodes MSIHDGDHGSAGEQQSPAQRYAAYRKDRAHPVFRDFAAGFSFELDGFQVEGCKAVEDGDGVLVAAPTGAGKTVVGEFAVHLALETDRKCFYTTPIKALSNQKYADLAARYGHENVGLLTGDTTINGEAPVVVMTTEVLRNMLYARSRTLVGLGFVVMDEVHYLADRARGAVWEEVIIHLPESVSVISLSATVSNAEEFGEWLETVRGSTRTIVAERRPVPLFQHVMVGRRLLDLFASSDVDAAAGFVREGAPVNDELMKLARDDWAASRLKDRRTPKGARGRQGGPGSRNVGSGRRIWIPGRLDVVERLQRDNLLPAIDFIFSRAGCDAAVQQCLDANLRLNSPEERDEVIAYVEQALGTLPSADLHVLRYHDFLDAASRGVAAHHAGMLPAFKECVEELYLRGLVKIVFATETLALGINMPARTVVLEKLSKWNGETHADITPGEYTQLTGRAGRRGLDIEGHAVVLWQPGMNPRELAGLASTRTYPLRSSFRPSYNMAVNLVHSYGRHQARELLEQSFAQFQADRAVVGLARQQRKAEDALQGYAEAARCHLGDFMEYAALRRQVGELEKESSKARRQDRRGEALMSLERLTPGDVIIVPVGKFAGPAVVVDPGLSEHGHRPLVITAERQGRRLAMMDFPTPVEPVAHIRLPKRVDARNPHQRKDIAQQVREAVRALPLSVTRPRTERGPVDEATATEIQALRARIREHPCHGCADREDHARWAERHAKLQKDTDLLAQRIERRTNTVARTFDRVCEVLEALEYLSGGPDDTVTERGRGLMRIYSELDLVAAESLRRGLWDDLTPSQLGAVLSALVYESRRPEDGPPSVPGGAIATTIEAMTRLWSDLERLEREHRLDFLRRPDAGFAWTAWRWAEGQELDEVITRNDQTAGDFVRQMKQLIDFAGQIADAAAGTPVRDTARALVKLLRRGIVATG
- the lnt gene encoding apolipoprotein N-acyltransferase, translated to MVQRLLLAVIGGALLTASFEPLALPWLLPFGVACYALATRELAVRRAGLVGLVFGVVFYFSHISWMRGSIGSDAWLALSSIEALFYGLLGLAVPLLRRLPAWPLWLAAAWTTMETVRSGWPFSGMPWGRLSFAAIDTPVAPAVAYVGMTGLSFLLALAGFCLARLAEAALAGERRRAWAAVLVGVLAVLVTPAVVPYDVPETGSTTVAVVQGDVPGPGNDILWDHEGVTRNHVDATVRLAADVAAGRVPRPDFVLWPENSTAVDPFEPGRVNTGIREAVAAVQAPVVVGGIVGDGPEHVLNQGIVWDPVSGPGDRYTKHHPVPYGEYIPMRDLWDPKFGKLALITRDMKSGTRTEPLRVAGVRVGDAICFDVAYDDVMPPQVRDGAELLVVQTSNASFIFTHQIEQQFAITRLRAIEAGRWLAVASTNGQTGVIAPDGTVVASVTPRTTDVLVERVGLSTALTPAMWLGPWPARLFILLTLAALVSGAVAYRRRQEFDGPAQEDPAVEPPAPSPTPSEAPVV
- a CDS encoding Lrp/AsnC family transcriptional regulator, which gives rise to MSQSSNPAVESIDRQILELLAKDGRMSYTDLGRATGLSTSAVHQRVKRLEQRGLILGYGATVNYAEIGVPLTAFIAIRPIDPSQPDDCPDRLVGIPEIESCWSVAGEESYLLKVRTETPAELELLLGRIRSAANVSTRTTIVLSTYYENRPVGH
- a CDS encoding FxsA family protein translates to MSRRRSRRAAVVLFLVFVVMPVLEIVVLIQVGQVIGPWWTILLLVLDSIVGAWLIKREGRRAWLALRERVETGRLPARELADGVLVVLGGAFLLSPGFVTDVLGILLILPVTRPLFRGLLMAYAGRQVSRRTAATAPGNGPRPGPTVVRGEVIDDGD
- a CDS encoding 5'-3' exonuclease produces the protein MTQRLLLLDTASLYFRAYFGSPEILAPDGTNVNAVRGLLGYLSQLVDQYRPTHLACCWDDDWRPQWRVDLIPTYKAHRVVEEVAGAPDVEEVPDPLELQVPVIRDVLAAFGIAVVGAPGYEADDVIGTLATGAGMPVDVVTGDRDLFQLVDDDAAVRVLYVGKGVGRHERVDETWVLEKYGVRADQYADFATLRGDASDGLPGVKGVGEKTAASMLQKYGDLAGIVAAVDDPGSDLGPGPRAKIREAAAYLAVAPTVVAVARDIDLPREHLVLPRTPADPDGLAALVERWSLSSPVERLTGVLASVDG
- a CDS encoding NUDIX domain-containing protein, producing MSLVVAAAVVLRGRRLLVVSKHAAPDVFYLPGGKLEPGESPEEAMRREVREELGVTVRDAAHFLDVRAPAAIERVPMRLTVFRVAIEGEPAINAELAALDWVADATAPGLGPAIRDHVIPALVAARLLDAAALPVD
- a CDS encoding polyprenol monophosphomannose synthase, with protein sequence MVIPTYNEADNIAWIVDRVRTAQPQVDILVVDDGSPDGTGVVADGLARADQHVHVLHRTTKEGLGAAYLAGFAWALAEGYDVIGEMDADGSHQPEQLQRLLVGLLDADLVIGSRWVPGGSVVNWPWEREVLSRGGNLYVRLLLGIQVRDATAGFRLFRRSTLEKIRLDEVKSTGYVFQTDLVTRTLHAGLTVREVPIEFVERVRGESKMSGQVALESLRRITWWGLRERWGQMKHRRHVAPERRLQTR
- a CDS encoding MFS transporter; amino-acid sequence: MSGTTGIADLGPLNRAREQRAWYFTDWAASAFQTTVAGVLFAPYLISVAENAVGEHGRIHVLGLAIAPGSLPSYVITISTLLSALIFPVVGALADRTARKPDLLVGLSWVGATAAGLLFFMNGENWLFGSIAFMVANLAAGAAIVVSDSVLPLISTEAERDRTSSVGWAYGYAGGGLLLAVNFAVVTFHEAIGLDKEMAVRLSLLSAAVWWAAFMIIPWRGIKRHQPAAVEEVAGGLISRSFGQLAATLKDLRNYPVALTFLVAYLFFNDGIQTVIASASTFGIEELDFEEGTVLGTYLLVQFVAMFGAVGFGRLAARFGAKKVILGGIVGWMGIVTVALVVPRGQLVPFLVLGVAIGVVLGGTQALARSYFSLFIPRGKEAEYFSLYHAMDRGTSWFGTLTFGVVYQLTDSYRPAIFALIAFFVLGGLLLLRVDTERGIRDAGNARPAVI
- a CDS encoding diacylglycerol kinase yields the protein MPRAIVLTNPTSGKGRGARMRDDALPRFHDAGWRTTALTGRDAGEALDLARLAVAEEPDVLVLCGGDGMVNIGLQAAAGTEVPVGILPAGTGNDFARYFDLPLGHGAAAATRILQASPRTIDLARIGGRYFGGVLAAGFDAIVNERANRMRWPRGQMRYNLATLAELRVFEPLPYVLELDGVERRLEAMLVAVGNGPSFGGGLRITHGAQLDDGLLDVVLIKPVSRVELVRTFPKLFDGRHVSHPQYERHRVRRVTIASPGIVGYADGERFGPLPLTVEVVPGAVRVMA
- a CDS encoding RNA polymerase-binding protein RbpA, translated to MAERTLRGARLGGQSFEDERGIEFAARQQVGYKCPHGHEFEITMSIEAEVPAVWECPRCGLEAESTAGIEREVKAEKPQRTHWDMLLERRSEKELEEILTERLELLRGGEIGPAHLHRANARKKKPAKA